The Desulfocurvibacter africanus subsp. africanus DSM 2603 genome includes the window GACAGCCGGCGCAGACTGGCCGCATACCTTCCGGACCGGCTCAAGGAGTTGTTTCCCGATAAGGCAGCCACTGCCAATTACGGTTTGGAGGAATTCCTGTCTCGGATCGAGCGACGCGCAAGCGTGCAGGGCTACGCTCCAAAAGATCTGGCCCTGGTGGTCACAAAGGTTTTAGGGCTCGGGCTGCCCACGGGCGAGCTGCCCGGAATTCTTGAGGGCTTGCCCGAGGCGTTCCGGCAAAGTCTCATTCCGAGGCCGCCTGCGAAG containing:
- a CDS encoding DUF2267 domain-containing protein; the encoded protein is MNYDEFVIEVERRMPGRSREEAERTLIAVVAVLAERLDRDSRRRLAAYLPDRLKELFPDKAATANYGLEEFLSRIERRASVQGYAPKDLALVVTKVLGLGLPTGELPGILEGLPEAFRQSLIPRPPAKPGRLGKPPVRG